The DNA region GGGACGGCGGCTGGGACACGGCGGCGACGACGGGGCTGCGCAAGGCGTTCCGGGAGCGGTTCTGCCCCTACGACGATGGGGGCGCCGCCGAGCGGGTGGTGCGGCGGGTGTTCCTGTCCTGAGGCGGCGCGCCGCCGTCCGGGCCGGTGACCGGCCCGGGCGACGACCCGCTCAGACGGCCGCGGTGCGCTCGTACGGCGAGCGCACCGGGAAGTACGCCGTCAGGAACGACCGCACGGCGAGCGCCATCTCCTCGTCGGACATGCCGCTGTCGGGCGACTCGCCGATGCAGAACGCCGTCTTGTTCCGCGACTGCAGGAGCTGCCCCAGCCGGGCGTGGTCGGCGCGGCTGCCGATGTCCACGAAGTCGTACGACACGGAGCCCGGCACCGCGCGGCCCGTCACGTACGCGTAGTGCTGGTGCAGGGACGACACCAGGGAGTGGTCCGTGGTGCCGCGGAAGCGGGCGCGGGACGTGGCGGCCAGCTCGTCGGCGTACCGCTCGGTGAGTTCTTCCAGGATGCTGCGGCGCAGCGCGTACGGCACGTGCAGGAAGCAGTGCGTCGCCGTGCGGCCGAAGTCGCGGCGCAGCAGCTCGCGGTTGTTCTTCGCCGCCGCCAGATAACCCTCGTCCGCCGCGTCCACCGGCAGCGCGGGCACGGACGCCGACGACCAGAAGAACTTGGGGAGGCCGGAGCCGAGGAAGAACGTGCCCGGCGTCGTCGGGCGGCCCAGGAACATGTCGTCGTTGAAGTAGAGGAAGTGCTCCGCAAGGCCCTCGATGCGGTGCAACTGGGTCTCGATGGCATGAGAGTTGAAGGTCGGCAGGGCGGAGGGGTCGGCGAAGAGGTCGCGGTGGTCGACGACGGTCAGGCCCGGGTGGTCCCGGTCGAGCCAGTCGGGGACCTGCCCGGCGGTGACCAGGTACACGTGCCGCACCCAGGGGGCGTACATCGCCAGGGAGCGCAGGGAGTAGCGCAGTTCGTCGCGGTTGCGGAAGCGGACGGTGCCGCTGTCCGCCGAGGAGTCGGCGCCCTCGGCGGCGCCGCCGAGCGCGGCCGTACGGGCGGCGCGCCAGTCGGGGTCGGAGTCGTCGACCCAGGTGTAGACGGCGTCGACGGGGAAGTCGGCGTCGTCCATGAGGCGCTCGGTGAAGACGTCCAGGGTCGGGTAGTCGCGCTCGCCGACGCGCAGGCGGGCGGTGGCGGTGAGGGAGGGCAGCTCGGTGCCGGCGAGGGTGGTGCCGAAGGGGGCGCGGCGCCAGGACGGCTCGGCCGCGGGGGCCGTGGGGGCCGTGCCTTCGAGGGGCGTCGGCGCGTCGGTGGCCCCGGGCTCCTGGACACGGGGCCAGAACGCCACCGTGCACGCCTGCTGCACCCCGTGACGCAGCGAGAGCGTCGTCGTGGTCACCGGCCTGAACACCTTGACGCCCGCCAACTCGCCGATGCCGTCGAGCCGTTCGGCGAGGACCGCGCCGGGCGCCGCGTCGCGCGGGTTGACCAGCTCGGCGTAGACCGGCTCCCCGTGCAGCGCCTCCGCGAGGGCCTTCAGGGCGCGGTCGCGGTCGTCGTCGGCCACGGCGAGGGTGTGGGCCGTGCCGCCGGTGCGCACCAGGACGTAGGGGACCTGTCGCGACTCCAGAGCGGCCGCCGTGACGTCGAGGTTCCACTGGGCCATGCGCGGCGCGAGCACGTCGTCCCTGCACTCCGCGAGGCGGCCCACCGAACGGATCACCCGGCCCTCGGGGGCGGCGGCCACGATCTCGTCCTCGCGGGCCCGCTCGTCGGCGCCCGCGTCCGCGTTGAAGGTGTGCGGCGCCGTCGGCCGGAAGCCGCAGCCGCCCGACGCCACGCCGAGCGCCACCCGGTCGGCCCGCCCGGAGAGCCGCTCCGGCCGGTCCCGCCCCGCCACGAGCCGCGTGTACAGCTCCTCCCACAGCGCCGTCACGCCGGCCGAGGAGAACCGCTCGTACACCCCTGCTCTCGCCGCCCGCGCACAGCGGCGCCGCAGCGCGTCGTCGGACATCAACTCATCCATGGCTGCGGCGAGTTCATCGATCTCGCCGGGCGGCACCAGGAGCCCGTCCACCCGGTGCCTGACGATCTCCGCGGGGCCCGTGAGCACGTCGTACGCCACCACCGGCACCCCGGCCGCGAGGGCTTCGAGGAGCACCAGCGGGAACGCCTCGTTGTGTCCGGCCGTCATCAGGGACAGGCCCGCCGTCGCCCACTCGGACGCCATGTCCTGGCAGGGGCCGAGGAGTTCCACCCGGTCCTGGAGCCCGAAGGCGTCCACCAGGCGGCGCAGGCTCTGCTCGCGGTGACCGCCGCCGAAGATCCGCAGGCTCCACTCCGGGTGCGCCTCCGCGACCCGCGCGAACGCCCGCACGGCGTGGTCGACGCGCTTCTCGCCGGTCAGCCGCGCCGCCATCACGATGACCTTGCTCTCGCCGTCGGCGCGCGGCCGGAACCCGTCGGGCACGGCGTTGGGGATCACGGCGAGTTCCGGCGCGGTCGCGCCCAGGGACTCCGCGATCCAGTCCCGGGTCCGCCCGGTCAGCGTCACCAGGGCGTCCAGGCGCGGCGCGTGCAGCAGCAGCGGCTCGCCGGAGCGGCCCCGGCGCTGGGTCGGGCGGTGCTCCGCGTGGACGGTCACCACGCGCGGCGGCACGAGGCCGACGGCGGCGGCGAGCAGCGCGGGCGTCGTCGTCACCAGGACGTCCGTGTCGAGGGTGCTGAGAGCCGCCGTCAGCTCGACGTCCGACAGGCGGTCGAACGCCGACTCCCAGGCGGGCTCGATGAGTTCGCTCGGCAGCGCGGCGAGCGTCCGGCACGCCGCCTCGTCGAGCCGGGAGCCGCGCACCGGCCGCTCCGGCGTCACCGTGCGGTCCACCAGATACCGCACGGGCAGCTGCCGCGCCTCGGGGAAGAACGGCTCGGGGCGGGTGCGGAAGACGGACACGACCTCGACGTCGTGCCGCTCGGCGAGGTGCAGCGCCTGGGTGTACGTGGCCAGCTCGGTGCCGCCCATCTCGTCGCCCCAGCCGAGCAGATAGGTGATCTTCAAGGGGTCTCCTCGCCGAGTCTCACGCGGTGGTGGCGGTGCGGGCGCTTCATGCGGTCTCCTTCGTGATGTCCAGGCAGGTCACGGCGAAGGCGCCGGACGCGGTCAGATGCGGGTGCGCGCGCACCAGGCGGCCTCCGGGCAGCGCGACCAGGCGGAACGGCGTGGGGAACGCCGCCGGCAGATCGCGTACGTCGGTCAGGCGCCGCCCGAGGCCGAGCTCGCCCACGCGGAACTCCCACACCCACTGGCCGGGGTCGGCGCCCGCCATCGCGTCGAGCGGCAGCGCGAAGCTGAACCGGTCGCCGTCCCAGGCGAGTTCGACGGGTGCGACGAGGCCGTCACGGCGCCGCACGGCCCGCGCGGCCCACCCCGCGAGGACCCGCTCCCGGGGCCCGGCGACGACCCGCCCGTACACCGTGATCCCGTCCCCGCGCGGCACGAACCGCACCAGCTCCGCCCGCGGCCGCGACCGTGTGACCTGCACGGCGGCCCGCCCGCCGCGGCAGCGCACGACCCGGATCAGGGTGCCGGTGCGGGGGTTGGGCGCGTGCGGCGCGGTGGGGCCCGGCGGCGGGGCGCCGCCTTCGGCGAGGGCGAGCCCACGACGGCGTACGCGGCCGTCGGCGCCGCTCGTCGCGACGGCGAGCCGCCAGACGCCCTCGCTCAGGAGGGGGGCGGGGGTGGCGGGGGCGCCCTGAGGGCCGGCCGCGGAGGGGGCTTCCAGGGCGTCGCGCAGGGTCACCGTCGCCGTCAGGAGCGGACGGCCGTCGGTGTCGCGCTCGACGGCGAGCGGGACGCGGAAGCGGCGGTGGCCGCGGCTGATCAGGAGCTCGGCCGCCCGCAGGTCGGGGACGGGCGCGGCGAGCGCGAGGTTGAGGGTGCGGCTGCCCCGCAGCGACAGGTGTGCGGGCGGGGGCAGCAGCGCCGTGGGCCCGGTGCCCCGCCCGGCGGTGGCCCGCTCCAGGCGGAAGCGGGCGGTGCGGGCGAGGGCGGTGAGGCGGCGGGCGTGCGGGGTGAGGGGGCCGAGGGCGGGTCGGCGTGCGGGGTGGTGGCGCATTGCCCCACTTTGCCGCTATTCACCCAGAATTCATCGGTACGGCACGCGTCGGGTGCCTGACCGGGGCCGTGCGGCGGGTCCGGGGCGCCCGGCACCCGTCGGGGTGAACGGCCGGGACCGGGTGCTCGCCCCGGCGCGTGGGCCGGGCCCGCGCACGGGAACCGGGCCGTGCGTCAGGACCGGCGGCTCAGGAACGAGACGAGGCCCCGGCCCTTGGGACGCCGGTTGTCGCCGCCGCGCCGGGCGGGCTTGCCCGGCGGCTCCTTGACGGCCGTGGCCTGCGCGGCGCCCTTGCCCTGCGCGGAGGTGGCCGACGCGGCTCCGGAGGCCTCTGCCGCCTGCCCCGGCACGGCCGCGGCGTGCCGTGACACCGGATGCGCGGGCATCCGCGCCTTCCCGCCGCTGATGCGGATCATCGGCTGCCCCGCGACCTCCTCGGCCCCGTGCCACATGTCGTCGCGGCCCTCCAGGAACGCCTTCAGTTCCCCGTGCACCTCGTCGTAGGCGCCCCACGTCCCGTAGAACTTGGTCGCCGTGATGCACAGCGGCTTGAGGCCGGTCGTGGCGACCGCGCCCCAGGTGGCGGCCGCGACGCCGGGGCAGTGCTCGGCGCGGAAGTCGTCCAGGACGACGATCCCGTCCCGGCGGAGCAGGCGCCGGGCGGCGGCGATGTCGGCGTGGACGTGCTCGTACAGGTGCGAGGCGTCGATGTGGACGAAGCGGCAGCTGTCCGCGCGGACGTGCGCGGTGATGGCGGACGACGGCGCCTGCACGACGGTGGGCAGCTCGTCGTGGAAGGAGCGGTAGTTGGCCTCGAAGGCGCGCCGGGTGAGCGTCGCGTACGAGCGGTTCATCTCCTTGGAGTTGGCGTCGTCGGGTGCGGGGGAGTCGAAGAGGTCACAGACCGTGAAGGTCTCGCCGGGGCGCAGGAAACCACCCATGAAGATCGCGCTCTTGCCGAGGTAGACCCCGAGTTCGAGCAGGTCACCGGGTTCCTCCCGGTCCCGCTGGCGATTCAGGAACCAGTCGAAGAGGACCTGGTCGGCGGGGTGGAACCAGCCCTTCACGGCGGAGAGGTCGGTCGGGAGCGGCAGGTCGTCCAATTCCTGGGCGGACGTCGGTACGGAAGCGGAGGCTTCGGGCATGTCAGGTCCTGGAGTCGGGGGCAGTGCGCCGCGCTCGACCGTAGTGGCCATGATCCGCCGGACACCACAACCGGCACGGCACGCCGCCGAAGCGGCACGACACGCCCCCGACTCCTTGGGTCCCCTTT from Streptomyces flavofungini includes:
- a CDS encoding stealth conserved region 3 domain-containing protein: MKITYLLGWGDEMGGTELATYTQALHLAERHDVEVVSVFRTRPEPFFPEARQLPVRYLVDRTVTPERPVRGSRLDEAACRTLAALPSELIEPAWESAFDRLSDVELTAALSTLDTDVLVTTTPALLAAAVGLVPPRVVTVHAEHRPTQRRGRSGEPLLLHAPRLDALVTLTGRTRDWIAESLGATAPELAVIPNAVPDGFRPRADGESKVIVMAARLTGEKRVDHAVRAFARVAEAHPEWSLRIFGGGHREQSLRRLVDAFGLQDRVELLGPCQDMASEWATAGLSLMTAGHNEAFPLVLLEALAAGVPVVAYDVLTGPAEIVRHRVDGLLVPPGEIDELAAAMDELMSDDALRRRCARAARAGVYERFSSAGVTALWEELYTRLVAGRDRPERLSGRADRVALGVASGGCGFRPTAPHTFNADAGADERAREDEIVAAAPEGRVIRSVGRLAECRDDVLAPRMAQWNLDVTAAALESRQVPYVLVRTGGTAHTLAVADDDRDRALKALAEALHGEPVYAELVNPRDAAPGAVLAERLDGIGELAGVKVFRPVTTTTLSLRHGVQQACTVAFWPRVQEPGATDAPTPLEGTAPTAPAAEPSWRRAPFGTTLAGTELPSLTATARLRVGERDYPTLDVFTERLMDDADFPVDAVYTWVDDSDPDWRAARTAALGGAAEGADSSADSGTVRFRNRDELRYSLRSLAMYAPWVRHVYLVTAGQVPDWLDRDHPGLTVVDHRDLFADPSALPTFNSHAIETQLHRIEGLAEHFLYFNDDMFLGRPTTPGTFFLGSGLPKFFWSSASVPALPVDAADEGYLAAAKNNRELLRRDFGRTATHCFLHVPYALRRSILEELTERYADELAATSRARFRGTTDHSLVSSLHQHYAYVTGRAVPGSVSYDFVDIGSRADHARLGQLLQSRNKTAFCIGESPDSGMSDEEMALAVRSFLTAYFPVRSPYERTAAV
- a CDS encoding class I SAM-dependent methyltransferase; the protein is MPEASASVPTSAQELDDLPLPTDLSAVKGWFHPADQVLFDWFLNRQRDREEPGDLLELGVYLGKSAIFMGGFLRPGETFTVCDLFDSPAPDDANSKEMNRSYATLTRRAFEANYRSFHDELPTVVQAPSSAITAHVRADSCRFVHIDASHLYEHVHADIAAARRLLRRDGIVVLDDFRAEHCPGVAAATWGAVATTGLKPLCITATKFYGTWGAYDEVHGELKAFLEGRDDMWHGAEEVAGQPMIRISGGKARMPAHPVSRHAAAVPGQAAEASGAASATSAQGKGAAQATAVKEPPGKPARRGGDNRRPKGRGLVSFLSRRS